In the genome of Gloeotrichia echinulata CP02, one region contains:
- a CDS encoding tetratricopeptide repeat protein: MKQRHIFPRLTFLNLKFGKFWILNDATLSLVQENKLKFLPFCFLVSTVLLNPLTAGAADITQQLHRPANRSVLVESRDKADSLLRIGEEQYASGYAEKTIDSGLQSLEIYHSIGDLKAQGTTYDLLAKAYIQLGRLKEAEDALRRRLAIARDNQDFESQIFALNNISTLLLQAGESIPAGQALDEALTIARNVENIPGQGLSLSNLGLVAARLGNANKAIKLYEQALNYRRQIGDPIGEANTLNNLGDTYLAVGNYQETIGTYGAALRIAKTSRDRTNYLRAIDGLVTAHSSVGRYQRAFDLLAERLAIAKELQNLREELKSFESYAQLYEQLGNYPTARNFYERAIILAQKLEDNKQELRLRDQVTRILKR, encoded by the coding sequence ATGAAACAACGGCATATATTCCCAAGGTTAACTTTTTTGAATTTGAAATTTGGGAAATTTTGGATTTTAAATGATGCTACCCTTAGCTTAGTCCAGGAAAACAAATTAAAGTTTTTGCCTTTTTGCTTTTTAGTGTCTACAGTTTTACTCAATCCCTTAACTGCAGGTGCTGCTGACATTACCCAACAACTCCACCGTCCTGCAAATAGATCAGTTTTGGTAGAATCTAGAGATAAGGCAGACAGTTTGCTGCGGATTGGTGAAGAACAATATGCTTCAGGATATGCCGAGAAAACAATTGATTCTGGCTTACAATCTTTGGAGATTTATCACTCCATTGGCGACCTCAAAGCACAAGGAACAACTTACGATTTGCTAGCTAAAGCTTATATCCAATTAGGGCGTTTAAAAGAAGCGGAAGATGCTTTACGTCGTCGGTTAGCGATCGCACGTGATAATCAAGACTTTGAATCGCAAATTTTTGCACTCAATAATATTAGCACTTTACTACTACAAGCAGGAGAATCCATCCCAGCGGGACAAGCATTAGATGAAGCGCTGACCATTGCTCGCAATGTCGAAAATATTCCAGGACAAGGACTATCTTTGAGTAATTTGGGTCTAGTAGCTGCTAGATTGGGAAATGCTAACAAAGCAATTAAATTGTATGAACAAGCTTTAAATTATCGTCGTCAAATTGGCGATCCTATTGGTGAGGCTAATACCCTGAATAATTTAGGCGATACCTACCTAGCGGTAGGAAATTATCAGGAAACAATCGGGACTTATGGAGCAGCATTGCGGATAGCTAAAACTAGCCGTGATCGCACAAACTATTTACGCGCAATAGACGGTTTAGTCACCGCTCACAGTTCAGTTGGACGCTATCAACGAGCCTTTGATTTATTAGCAGAACGTTTAGCGATCGCCAAGGAATTGCAAAATCTCCGGGAAGAATTGAAATCATTTGAATCCTATGCTCAATTGTATGAACAATTAGGTAATTATCCAACAGCCCGCAATTTTTACGAACGGGCGATTATATTGGCGCAGAAACTAGAAGACAACAAGCAAGAATTGCGATTGCGCGATCAGGTGACTCGGATACTTAAGCGGTGA
- a CDS encoding sigma-70 family RNA polymerase sigma factor: protein MQIPHFPEAHHPLVKSLFHESDQELLTLFQRYPDTGKYFTAIFCRYSPIVYTLIRHSARSPVQADYLFALTWRHIYYELGGLDLTRPQAGQEPLTLQNWLINMTAFCINEIKIPPTEAIHYSLKATSPPLWCYVEQALDQLAPVLRFVVLMAQTFHWGETRIAAYLQAEGENITPLEVANFLQEGYRMLEDKLPGDIRVIYLGENLSLS, encoded by the coding sequence GTGCAAATTCCTCATTTTCCCGAAGCTCATCACCCGCTGGTTAAGTCACTGTTTCATGAGAGTGACCAAGAACTGCTAACTCTGTTTCAGCGTTATCCAGATACGGGAAAGTATTTTACGGCGATTTTTTGCCGCTATAGCCCCATAGTCTACACTTTGATTCGCCATTCAGCGCGATCGCCTGTGCAAGCCGATTATCTGTTTGCGCTAACTTGGCGACATATCTACTACGAACTCGGTGGTCTTGATTTAACCCGTCCTCAAGCTGGTCAGGAACCATTAACCCTGCAAAATTGGCTGATCAACATGACAGCATTTTGCATTAATGAGATAAAAATACCACCAACCGAAGCCATTCATTATTCTCTCAAGGCGACTTCACCACCTCTGTGGTGCTACGTCGAACAAGCATTGGATCAACTAGCGCCTGTTTTGCGGTTTGTGGTCTTGATGGCTCAAACTTTCCATTGGGGCGAAACTAGGATTGCTGCTTATCTGCAAGCTGAAGGAGAAAATATTACGCCGCTTGAGGTAGCAAATTTTCTCCAGGAAGGATATCGTATGCTAGAGGACAAATTGCCTGGAGATATTCGTGTCATTTACTTAGGTGAGAATTTATCTCTTTCTTAA
- a CDS encoding glyoxalase-like domain protein, translated as MVIAASVIPLLVMPVTFASFLPSLALDSLLSTQGIMVMLLAAYAGAMWMFLTSAPKVHTVMVSDLEIARQLYEGLLDLPAAEVPLHYYYNYEQTIGATGIDPLYMSTGPSFSGRMMNNASEGLWYQIKKNTQLHVITGASLGIKNQQRHVCFDRDCLELILMRVETRGLKFKIRNQKPLNFLVKDYEGRIIEVAEVAS; from the coding sequence ATGGTTATAGCAGCTAGCGTGATACCCTTACTGGTTATGCCTGTTACCTTCGCCTCATTTCTGCCTTCCCTAGCCTTGGATAGCCTATTATCCACCCAAGGCATTATGGTGATGCTACTTGCAGCATACGCCGGTGCCATGTGGATGTTCCTCACCAGCGCCCCAAAAGTACATACAGTCATGGTGTCCGATTTGGAGATAGCCCGACAGTTGTATGAAGGGCTGCTTGACTTACCAGCGGCTGAAGTTCCTTTGCACTACTATTACAACTATGAGCAAACCATAGGCGCCACAGGTATCGATCCGCTTTATATGTCTACAGGCCCTAGCTTCTCTGGCAGAATGATGAACAATGCCAGTGAAGGATTATGGTATCAAATCAAGAAAAACACCCAGCTACACGTCATCACCGGAGCAAGTTTGGGGATAAAAAATCAACAACGCCACGTTTGCTTTGACCGCGACTGCTTAGAACTAATTTTAATGCGAGTTGAAACACGCGGTTTGAAGTTCAAAATTCGCAACCAAAAGCCCCTGAATTTTTTAGTTAAGGATTATGAAGGGCGCATTATTGAAGTGGCCGAGGTAGCGAGTTAA
- the lysS gene encoding lysine--tRNA ligase, translated as MSEEDIRGARLEKVEQLKQLGLNPYAYRWELTHHAAQLQEKFAELPSGEEVDIEVSIAGRIMARRVFGKLAFFTLQDETGTIQLYLDKNRIQESMADVDADAFNHIKQLSDAGDILGVKGTIKRTEKGELSVYVKQYTILTKSLLPLPDKWHGLTDVAKRYRQRYVDLIVNPEVRQTFRRRAQITAGIRRYLEQRDFLEIETPVLQSEAGGADARPFVTYHNTLEIELYLRIATELHLKRLIVGGFEKVFELGRIFRNEGVSTRHNPEFTSIEVYQAYADYNDMMALTEGIITTVAQEVIGTLEITYQGENVSLTPPWRRVTMHDVVKEYTGLDFNFFPTLEEAKIASKNAGIPGVDEVKSIGKLLNLAFEEKVETNLIQPTFVIDYPVEISPLAKPHRSKPGLVERFELFIVGRETANSFSELTDPVDQRERLEAQAAKKAAGDLEAQGVDEDFLTALEYGMPPTGGLGIGIDRLVMLLTDCASIRDAIAFPLLKPEKSDSSPEPAT; from the coding sequence ATGTCCGAAGAAGATATCCGTGGCGCTAGGCTCGAAAAAGTAGAACAACTTAAGCAGCTAGGCTTGAATCCCTACGCCTATCGTTGGGAATTAACACATCACGCAGCACAATTGCAAGAAAAATTTGCCGAATTACCCAGTGGTGAAGAAGTTGATATAGAAGTTTCCATTGCTGGACGCATTATGGCGCGTCGCGTTTTTGGTAAACTGGCTTTCTTCACCTTGCAAGATGAAACAGGTACTATTCAGCTTTATTTAGACAAAAATCGTATCCAAGAAAGCATGGCAGATGTGGATGCTGATGCTTTTAATCACATTAAACAACTTTCAGATGCAGGTGATATTCTGGGAGTTAAAGGTACTATAAAACGGACTGAAAAGGGCGAGTTATCGGTCTACGTCAAACAATATACCATTCTTACTAAATCTCTGTTACCCTTACCCGACAAATGGCATGGATTGACCGATGTTGCTAAACGCTACCGTCAGCGCTATGTTGACTTGATTGTTAACCCGGAAGTAAGGCAAACTTTCCGCCGTCGTGCCCAAATTACAGCGGGTATTCGTCGCTACTTAGAACAGCGGGATTTTCTGGAAATTGAAACGCCAGTTCTACAAAGTGAGGCTGGGGGCGCAGATGCACGTCCTTTTGTCACCTACCACAACACTTTAGAAATAGAGTTGTATTTGCGAATTGCGACCGAACTGCACCTAAAACGCTTGATTGTTGGTGGCTTTGAAAAGGTGTTTGAATTAGGGCGAATTTTCCGCAATGAAGGGGTTTCTACTCGCCATAATCCCGAATTTACCTCAATTGAAGTTTACCAAGCCTACGCCGATTACAACGATATGATGGCGTTGACAGAGGGCATTATTACCACTGTTGCTCAAGAGGTTATTGGCACATTAGAAATTACCTACCAAGGTGAAAATGTGAGTTTGACCCCACCTTGGCGACGGGTAACAATGCACGATGTAGTTAAAGAATATACAGGCTTAGATTTCAATTTTTTCCCAACATTAGAAGAGGCAAAAATAGCTAGTAAAAATGCGGGAATTCCCGGTGTAGATGAAGTAAAATCGATAGGAAAGTTACTGAATTTAGCCTTTGAAGAAAAGGTAGAAACCAACTTAATTCAGCCCACCTTTGTTATTGATTACCCTGTGGAAATTTCGCCCTTGGCTAAACCTCACCGTTCTAAACCCGGTTTGGTGGAACGCTTTGAGTTATTTATTGTCGGGCGAGAAACTGCTAACAGCTTCTCAGAACTTACAGATCCCGTAGATCAAAGAGAACGCTTAGAAGCACAAGCAGCTAAAAAAGCCGCTGGCGATTTGGAAGCTCAAGGCGTCGATGAAGACTTTTTGACAGCCTTAGAATATGGTATGCCACCCACAGGCGGTTTAGGAATTGGGATTGATCGATTGGTGATGTTATTAACAGATTGTGCCAGTATTCGGGATGCGATCGCCTTCCCCCTACTCAAGCCAGAAAAATCTGACTCATCCCCAGAACCCGCTACTTAG
- a CDS encoding carboxypeptidase-like regulatory domain-containing protein, which yields MIQESAVKSGISNIVAAEVLVDSSGVYRFENIPTGGISGNSYRIYLYPNGQLTAEPKIEEAKFSILSGQLSQGTSGLIISAGLSQQQSQNNLIGNFKDWRGGVAYRLGVTEDLTLGAGVIYDQSLLGLGELFYQSTKLPLRVNASLLMGTKNKGWDYNTNISFNPSPRLSFNFFNDRLSQRFDVNWQALTGVSFKISSNSRENTLNAGINLALILRTFSLFSSADIDNKNNLRWNISSSLDNLQLSHRQNEIGTNTELNYNFSGTSQLGNALTIGYETRNYNNEDYLATSKIRYRSTKLSNGYRPRWELDLGYGIGSRGNGLIASASTSIIPGLTLGIRYQEVSITSNETSFKIELSPSLNLQPQLSAGDSRFDRLRNEGGIFVQPFLDKNGNNRLDNNEEIYIKDADLLLVINNQSLKSFQPEFTSNGVLVKLPPGFYRLDLDSAGYPINRKPLESAYAVEVVAGSYTIIRVPMKLSYTVAGRVTVNGQDPVPGAKVEAVPSKSGKSEKSIVSITNGAGIFFLEELQPGVYNLLVNGQPAQPSTIEINQNSNPLQEVNLVINN from the coding sequence ATGATTCAGGAAAGTGCTGTAAAATCAGGAATTAGCAATATAGTTGCTGCAGAAGTTTTAGTTGATTCTTCTGGAGTATATCGCTTTGAAAATATCCCGACGGGAGGAATTAGTGGTAACAGCTACCGTATTTATCTCTATCCCAATGGACAATTAACTGCAGAACCAAAAATCGAAGAAGCAAAATTTTCTATTTTATCAGGTCAACTAAGTCAAGGAACTTCAGGTTTAATTATTTCTGCAGGTTTAAGTCAACAGCAATCTCAAAATAATCTTATTGGTAACTTTAAAGACTGGCGTGGTGGAGTAGCTTATCGTTTGGGAGTAACAGAAGACTTAACTTTGGGTGCAGGGGTAATTTACGACCAGTCGCTATTAGGATTAGGAGAATTGTTTTATCAGTCTACAAAATTGCCTTTAAGAGTAAATGCTTCATTATTAATGGGAACTAAAAATAAAGGTTGGGACTATAACACCAATATTAGCTTTAATCCATCGCCTCGGTTAAGTTTTAATTTTTTTAATGACCGCCTTTCCCAACGGTTTGACGTAAATTGGCAAGCTTTGACTGGTGTCAGTTTTAAAATCAGCAGTAATAGTCGAGAAAATACGTTGAATGCGGGAATTAATCTGGCGCTAATTCTGCGGACTTTTTCGCTATTTAGTAGCGCCGATATTGATAATAAAAATAATTTACGCTGGAATATAAGTTCCTCCTTAGACAATTTGCAACTCAGTCATCGCCAGAACGAAATTGGGACAAATACAGAACTTAACTATAACTTTTCTGGCACTTCTCAGCTAGGAAATGCTCTGACTATTGGTTACGAAACTCGGAATTATAATAATGAAGATTATTTAGCTACGAGTAAAATCCGTTACCGATCAACAAAATTATCCAACGGATATAGACCCCGCTGGGAATTAGATTTAGGTTATGGTATTGGTTCTAGAGGTAACGGATTGATAGCCTCTGCATCTACCTCGATTATTCCCGGCTTGACCTTGGGAATACGCTATCAGGAAGTCTCAATTACCAGTAATGAAACAAGTTTCAAAATAGAATTATCTCCTAGTTTAAACTTACAACCTCAACTTAGTGCAGGAGATTCTCGTTTTGACCGCTTACGCAATGAGGGGGGAATCTTTGTACAGCCTTTTTTGGATAAGAATGGGAATAACAGACTAGATAATAATGAAGAAATTTATATAAAAGATGCAGATTTATTGTTAGTCATTAATAATCAAAGTCTTAAATCCTTCCAACCTGAATTTACCTCAAATGGAGTTCTTGTTAAACTTCCTCCGGGATTTTATCGCCTTGACCTCGATTCTGCGGGTTATCCTATCAATAGAAAACCTTTAGAATCTGCCTATGCTGTGGAAGTAGTCGCGGGAAGTTATACTATTATTAGGGTGCCGATGAAGCTTTCCTATACAGTTGCGGGTAGAGTTACAGTTAATGGACAAGACCCAGTTCCAGGCGCGAAGGTAGAAGCAGTTCCATCTAAGTCAGGAAAATCAGAAAAGTCTATTGTTTCGATTACAAATGGTGCGGGAATTTTCTTTTTAGAAGAACTGCAGCCGGGGGTTTATAATTTATTAGTTAATGGTCAGCCTGCTCAACCTAGTACAATAGAGATTAACCAAAATTCCAACCCATTACAAGAAGTGAATTTAGTTATAAATAATTAA
- a CDS encoding IS630 family transposase, producing the protein MLRCEYREKVRDIEPKNLVFLDEAGLLLGLMRPKARSEKGSRVYDVKPFYRGKKVTIIGAISMDKVLAVMTLDGSMDSNAFRVFIEKLLVPQLWKGAVVIMDNLFAHKIDEITPIIESVGASVINLSSYSPDFNPIEHWWSQLKAFIKTFSPKTTQMVDVLIAIALNLINPMHLRNWFANCCYCTS; encoded by the coding sequence TTGCTCAGGTGTGAATACAGAGAGAAAGTCAGAGATATAGAGCCGAAAAATCTGGTTTTTTTGGATGAAGCAGGCTTACTGCTTGGGTTAATGCGTCCAAAAGCTCGTAGTGAAAAAGGAAGTAGAGTATATGATGTAAAACCATTTTATCGAGGTAAAAAAGTCACTATTATCGGCGCAATCAGTATGGATAAAGTATTGGCTGTGATGACACTAGATGGTTCAATGGATAGTAATGCTTTTCGCGTGTTTATAGAAAAGTTGTTAGTGCCTCAATTATGGAAAGGTGCAGTTGTCATAATGGATAACCTATTTGCCCATAAGATCGATGAAATTACGCCCATAATTGAATCTGTTGGTGCCAGTGTCATCAATCTATCTTCTTATTCACCAGATTTTAATCCCATTGAACATTGGTGGTCACAGCTTAAAGCTTTTATCAAAACATTTTCTCCAAAAACTACTCAAATGGTAGATGTATTGATTGCAATTGCTTTAAATCTAATCAATCCTATGCATCTGCGAAATTGGTTTGCTAACTGCTGCTACTGTACTTCATGA
- a CDS encoding transposase, protein MKPYSVDLREKIVNAYQLGNISVRKLAVNFGVGKAFVQKMLRQYKEKGHVNPGKQGTRKKAVLADSAAQLVALVKKYPDATLSEYCEYWLLTEGQLVSSSMMCRELQKLNLTRKKKRFAAVRQLPIEFNCSGVNTERKSEI, encoded by the coding sequence ATGAAACCATATTCCGTCGATCTGAGAGAAAAAATAGTCAATGCTTATCAGTTAGGAAATATTTCAGTTAGAAAGTTAGCTGTAAACTTTGGTGTTGGTAAAGCTTTTGTACAAAAAATGTTGAGACAGTATAAAGAGAAAGGACATGTTAATCCTGGTAAGCAAGGGACAAGAAAAAAAGCGGTATTAGCAGATTCTGCGGCTCAACTTGTTGCATTGGTAAAAAAGTATCCAGATGCAACTCTCTCTGAATATTGTGAATATTGGCTCTTAACTGAGGGGCAACTAGTGAGTTCCAGCATGATGTGTAGAGAATTGCAAAAATTAAATCTAACTCGTAAAAAAAAACGGTTCGCAGCAGTCAGGCAGCTACCGATAGAGTTCAATTGCTCAGGTGTGAATACAGAGAGAAAGTCAGAGATATAG
- a CDS encoding P pilus assembly protein, chaperone PapD — protein sequence MLKFSQKFLPLLSTLAISTIALLPGIAQAQIRYSPLIIESTAEQGQARGIIEISNGGSEEFRGRIYAEPFTYNRDGFVSEKSNLQDLTPFLTFSPREVVIAPRQTRRIRLVSQFLPSTASGEYRAVIFTEGLEQVQTQGQYSVGIKPRFGITMYVRLGQTAPNLTVQSASFNPESKQIVLLVSNKGNASTFPNAIWTLKQGGTTIAKGDSKDFTVIAGKERNILINFLEKDKKVAAGEYQLTGDLVWGDREKPQKLPFNINVTITPQQAATANK from the coding sequence ATGCTTAAATTTAGCCAAAAATTCCTACCTTTATTGAGCACTCTTGCTATTTCCACTATCGCATTACTCCCAGGAATCGCTCAAGCACAAATTCGCTATTCCCCACTAATAATTGAATCCACCGCTGAACAAGGTCAAGCCAGAGGAATTATTGAAATTAGCAATGGAGGAAGTGAAGAATTTCGTGGTCGCATTTATGCTGAACCTTTTACCTATAATCGCGATGGATTTGTATCCGAAAAATCTAATCTTCAAGACTTAACTCCTTTTCTCACATTTTCACCCCGTGAAGTAGTCATTGCACCCAGACAAACTCGCCGCATTCGTCTAGTTTCTCAATTTCTTCCTAGTACCGCATCAGGAGAATATCGCGCCGTAATTTTTACTGAAGGTTTAGAACAAGTACAAACCCAAGGACAATATTCAGTAGGAATTAAACCCCGCTTTGGGATTACTATGTATGTCCGTCTGGGACAGACAGCGCCAAATTTAACCGTGCAGAGTGCTAGTTTTAATCCTGAAAGTAAGCAAATTGTTTTGTTAGTCAGCAACAAGGGTAATGCTTCAACATTTCCTAACGCCATTTGGACTCTGAAACAAGGGGGGACGACGATAGCAAAGGGAGATAGTAAAGATTTTACGGTAATTGCTGGCAAAGAAAGAAATATTCTGATTAACTTTTTAGAAAAAGATAAAAAAGTTGCTGCAGGTGAATATCAATTGACTGGTGATTTGGTTTGGGGTGATAGAGAAAAACCACAAAAATTACCATTTAATATCAATGTTACTATTACGCCACAACAAGCAGCAACTGCTAATAAGTAA